In the Natronolimnobius baerhuensis genome, one interval contains:
- a CDS encoding FAD-dependent oxidoreductase: protein MSETFVIVGGDAAGMSAASKAKREDPDLEVVVFEKGEWVSYGACGLPYYVKGEIQSLEDLVSVTPEEFREERDIDLRTGHEVTEIDPDAKTVTAVSEGSTLEQAYDYLLIATGAAAVTPPIDGVDLEGVYTLGSMSDGKELREYVARARSNESFQQPDRGPACQYLEDCSGPVGIVGGGYIGIEMAEALAANDFEVHLFQRGERVLNGFSEATSEAVAEHLREQDVALSVGSEVVEVAGSERVEEVVTEDDRVPVEMVLLGTGVRPRTNLAKDAGLECGETGAIATDAYCETTVSDVYAAGDCAEATHTVTGEPAYVPLALTANRHGRAVGQTVAGRPTDGGDITGTAAVKAFDLEAARTGILDHERATEAGFDPITKTINANSRAGYYPEDGTVTVTLTADLETGRVIGASLVSEYGEGAVHRSHALVATLEEDATVFDLENYDLAYAPPFNTTWDPVLVAAKVLAGDLH, encoded by the coding sequence ATGTCCGAGACGTTCGTCATCGTTGGCGGAGACGCAGCCGGGATGTCAGCAGCGAGCAAAGCCAAACGCGAGGATCCAGACCTCGAGGTGGTCGTCTTCGAGAAAGGCGAGTGGGTCTCCTACGGTGCCTGTGGGCTGCCCTACTACGTCAAAGGCGAGATACAGTCACTCGAGGACCTCGTCTCGGTGACGCCCGAGGAGTTTCGAGAGGAGCGAGACATTGACCTGCGGACTGGTCACGAGGTGACTGAGATTGATCCTGACGCCAAAACTGTGACTGCCGTGTCGGAGGGCAGCACACTCGAGCAGGCGTACGATTACTTGCTGATCGCAACTGGGGCGGCGGCCGTCACGCCACCAATCGACGGCGTTGATCTCGAGGGAGTCTACACGCTGGGGTCGATGAGCGACGGCAAGGAACTGCGCGAATACGTCGCTCGAGCGCGGTCGAACGAGTCGTTTCAGCAGCCTGATCGTGGGCCGGCGTGCCAGTATCTCGAGGACTGTTCGGGACCGGTCGGGATCGTTGGCGGCGGCTACATCGGAATCGAGATGGCTGAAGCGCTGGCAGCGAATGATTTCGAGGTGCACCTCTTTCAACGCGGCGAGCGTGTTTTGAACGGGTTTAGCGAGGCAACGAGTGAGGCTGTTGCTGAGCACCTCCGCGAGCAGGACGTGGCGCTTTCGGTCGGGTCCGAAGTGGTAGAAGTCGCCGGAAGCGAGCGCGTCGAGGAAGTGGTCACTGAGGACGACCGAGTCCCGGTCGAGATGGTGTTGCTCGGAACCGGCGTCCGTCCCCGGACGAACCTTGCCAAGGACGCGGGACTCGAGTGCGGCGAAACCGGTGCGATTGCCACTGACGCCTACTGTGAGACCACTGTTTCAGACGTGTACGCGGCCGGCGATTGCGCCGAGGCGACCCACACAGTGACCGGCGAGCCAGCGTACGTCCCGCTTGCGCTGACGGCGAACCGACACGGTCGCGCAGTCGGCCAGACGGTCGCCGGGCGACCAACCGACGGCGGCGATATCACCGGGACAGCAGCAGTCAAAGCGTTCGATCTCGAAGCGGCTCGGACCGGGATTTTAGATCACGAGCGCGCCACAGAGGCTGGGTTCGATCCTATCACGAAGACGATCAACGCGAACTCGCGGGCAGGCTACTATCCCGAGGATGGGACAGTCACTGTGACGCTCACTGCCGACCTCGAAACCGGTCGAGTGATTGGCGCGAGTCTCGTCAGCGAGTACGGCGAAGGGGCCGTCCACCGCAGCCACGCACTCGTCGCCACACTCGAGGAGGACGCGACTGTCTTCGATCTCGAGAACTACGACCTTGCGTATGCGCCGCCGTTTAACACGACGTGGGATCCCGTACTCGTCGCTGCAAAGGTGCTCGCCGGCGACCTTCACTGA
- a CDS encoding universal stress protein translates to MYESILVATDGSDGATTAVEHALGLARQLEAPLFGLAVLESRTAYDNAIVDPTEATERQRERAEATLSELESMAADIDVDTAIRTGVPHEEIRAYAAEIDADVIVIGARGRSAFTGALLGSTVDATLRHAERPVLVVETSQ, encoded by the coding sequence ATGTACGAGTCAATTCTCGTCGCAACCGATGGCAGTGATGGGGCCACGACCGCCGTCGAGCACGCACTCGGCCTCGCTCGCCAACTCGAGGCACCACTCTTCGGCTTGGCCGTACTCGAGAGTCGAACGGCATACGACAACGCAATTGTCGACCCGACGGAAGCCACCGAGCGCCAACGCGAGCGTGCTGAAGCCACACTTTCAGAACTCGAGTCGATGGCGGCAGACATCGATGTCGACACAGCCATTCGGACGGGCGTCCCTCACGAAGAGATCCGAGCATACGCAGCCGAGATCGATGCGGATGTGATCGTGATCGGTGCTCGCGGACGCTCAGCGTTTACGGGTGCACTACTCGGGAGTACCGTCGACGCCACGCTCAGACACGCCGAGCGGCCGGTTCTCGTCGTCGAGACATCTCAGTGA
- a CDS encoding cobyrinic acid a,c-diamide synthase → MNGLVIGGVSSGVGKTVATLAICQALEDAGHGVQPAKAGPDFIDPSHHEAVTDRPSRTLDLWLCGEDGVRRNYHRGEGDICVVEGVMGLYDGDGSSTAMVAEALDLPVVLVVDASAGMESVAATALGFQTYADEIGRDLEVAGIIAQRAHGGRHEQGIRDAMPNSLEYFGRIPPTPDLEIPDRHLGLEMGEETPVSIDALREVTDALEVERLAAVANEPRAPSVSPERTAPEDVDARIAVASDAAFCFRYPATLERFRERATLTTFSPVAGDPVPDCDAVYLPGGYPELHADALESAGTLAELGQRASDGLPVLGECGGLMAMSQSLTTADGECYEMAGILPADVTMHERYQALDHVELEATDSTLTAASGERVHGHEFHYSSAAVDSDARFAFETVRGDGIDGDHDGLTEYNSLGTYTHVHPESGAFDTLLERVDY, encoded by the coding sequence GTGAACGGGCTCGTGATCGGCGGCGTCAGCTCCGGCGTCGGCAAAACCGTCGCGACGCTTGCAATCTGTCAGGCACTCGAGGACGCTGGCCACGGCGTCCAACCCGCCAAAGCAGGACCCGATTTCATCGATCCGAGCCATCACGAGGCGGTCACGGACCGGCCCTCGCGAACACTCGATCTGTGGCTCTGTGGCGAGGACGGTGTCCGGCGCAACTACCACCGCGGCGAGGGCGACATCTGCGTCGTCGAGGGCGTCATGGGGCTGTACGACGGCGACGGCTCGAGTACGGCGATGGTCGCTGAGGCACTCGACCTCCCTGTTGTGCTCGTCGTCGACGCCAGCGCCGGCATGGAAAGCGTCGCGGCGACCGCACTCGGGTTTCAAACCTACGCCGACGAAATCGGTCGGGATCTCGAGGTTGCGGGGATCATTGCCCAGCGCGCCCACGGCGGCCGTCATGAGCAGGGAATCCGCGATGCCATGCCGAACAGCCTCGAGTACTTCGGCCGGATTCCGCCGACACCCGACCTCGAGATACCGGACCGTCACCTCGGCCTCGAGATGGGCGAGGAGACGCCGGTCTCCATCGACGCACTCCGCGAAGTCACGGACGCACTCGAGGTCGAGCGACTGGCCGCGGTTGCGAACGAGCCACGCGCACCGAGTGTGTCGCCCGAGCGGACAGCACCTGAGGATGTCGACGCACGAATCGCCGTCGCCAGTGACGCTGCCTTCTGTTTCCGGTATCCGGCGACACTTGAGCGATTCCGCGAGCGTGCGACGCTCACCACGTTCTCGCCAGTTGCGGGTGATCCAGTCCCCGATTGCGATGCGGTCTACCTTCCCGGCGGCTACCCCGAACTCCACGCCGACGCGCTCGAGTCGGCCGGCACGCTCGCCGAACTCGGCCAGCGTGCGAGCGACGGACTCCCCGTCCTTGGAGAGTGTGGCGGCCTGATGGCGATGAGTCAGTCGCTGACCACGGCCGACGGCGAGTGCTACGAAATGGCCGGCATACTGCCCGCAGACGTGACGATGCACGAGCGCTACCAGGCCCTCGATCACGTCGAACTCGAGGCCACAGACAGCACGCTCACCGCTGCGTCCGGCGAGCGCGTGCACGGACACGAGTTTCACTACTCGAGCGCCGCTGTCGATAGCGATGCCCGATTCGCGTTCGAAACCGTCCGCGGCGATGGCATTGACGGCGACCACGATGGCCTGACCGAATACAACTCACTCGGCACGTACACCCACGTGCATCCCGAAAGTGGGGCGTTTGATACCTTGCTCGAGCGAGTGGATTACTGA
- a CDS encoding cupin domain-containing protein: MSYRKVNYEDVEQVSSAMHFLSDPLETEHVGVTVARCDPGWKSKPHDHTDNDHEEVYVLIEGDATVIIDGEPIAMETGDALWIPPESTRQIRNGDDESAFVLVSAPSIGDDDDDDGEWLLTGFAG, from the coding sequence ATGTCCTATCGGAAGGTGAACTACGAAGACGTCGAGCAGGTCTCGAGTGCGATGCACTTTCTGTCCGATCCGCTCGAGACCGAGCACGTGGGGGTGACGGTTGCACGGTGTGATCCCGGCTGGAAGAGCAAGCCACACGACCACACCGACAACGATCACGAGGAGGTCTACGTGCTGATCGAAGGCGATGCGACGGTTATCATCGACGGCGAACCGATTGCGATGGAAACAGGCGATGCGCTCTGGATCCCGCCGGAATCGACCCGTCAGATCAGAAACGGCGACGACGAAAGCGCGTTCGTGCTCGTCAGCGCCCCGAGTATCGGTGACGATGATGACGACGACGGCGAATGGCTCCTGACCGGCTTCGCTGGGTAA
- a CDS encoding aldehyde dehydrogenase family protein — MGETDTDEVYGHYINGDWTAGHGSETFESQNPATGESLATFQRGTADDVDAALEAAEDAFEEWRELSYIDRAEYLWEIYHELRDRHEELGAIVTKECGKEISEGKADVTEAWHMVEWAAGNARHPHGDVVPSEVASKDAYMRRKPRGVIGCITPWNFPVAIPFWHMAIALVEGNTVVWKPAEQTPWCGQIIAEMMADSGIPDGVFNMIQGFGDAGAAITEDGRVDTVLFTGSAEVGQEIASKVGGEPGKLAACEMGGKNGIVITEKADLDTAVHSAIMSSFKTTGQRCVSSERLIVHTDVYDEFTDRFVDLAEDVAVGDPLEESTFMGPAIEAEHVEKIRRHNDLAREEGAEVLVDRFELEESEIPDGHSEGHWVGPFVYELEYDTDLRCLEEECFGPHVALLEYDGDIDRALEIHNDTPYGLAGAIISEDYRQINRFRDRADLGLAYGNLPCIGAEVQLPFGGVKKSGNGYPSAREAIEAVTERTAWTINNSREIEMAQGLSADITTSEE, encoded by the coding sequence ATGGGAGAGACTGACACCGACGAGGTGTACGGCCACTATATCAATGGCGACTGGACGGCGGGACACGGGTCTGAGACGTTCGAGAGCCAGAACCCTGCGACCGGCGAGTCGCTAGCAACGTTCCAGCGCGGGACGGCCGACGACGTCGACGCCGCACTCGAGGCCGCTGAAGACGCCTTCGAGGAGTGGCGCGAACTGTCCTACATCGACCGGGCAGAGTACCTCTGGGAGATCTACCACGAACTACGCGACAGACACGAGGAGTTAGGCGCAATCGTCACCAAAGAGTGCGGCAAAGAGATTTCAGAGGGGAAAGCCGACGTGACCGAAGCCTGGCACATGGTCGAGTGGGCGGCGGGCAACGCCCGGCATCCACACGGCGACGTGGTGCCTTCCGAAGTCGCGAGCAAGGACGCCTACATGCGCCGGAAACCCCGCGGCGTCATCGGTTGTATCACGCCGTGGAACTTCCCCGTCGCGATTCCGTTCTGGCATATGGCAATCGCCCTGGTCGAGGGAAACACCGTCGTCTGGAAGCCCGCCGAACAGACGCCCTGGTGCGGCCAGATCATCGCCGAGATGATGGCTGACTCGGGCATCCCCGACGGCGTCTTCAACATGATCCAGGGCTTTGGCGACGCCGGCGCGGCGATCACCGAAGACGGACGAGTCGACACCGTCCTCTTTACTGGCTCTGCGGAAGTCGGTCAGGAAATCGCGAGCAAGGTCGGCGGCGAACCCGGCAAACTTGCGGCCTGCGAGATGGGCGGCAAGAACGGGATCGTCATCACCGAGAAGGCAGACCTGGACACCGCTGTCCACTCCGCGATCATGTCGAGTTTCAAGACGACCGGCCAGCGCTGTGTCTCCTCCGAGCGCCTGATCGTCCACACGGATGTCTACGACGAGTTCACAGACCGATTCGTCGACCTCGCTGAAGACGTTGCAGTCGGCGACCCACTCGAGGAGTCGACGTTCATGGGACCGGCAATCGAGGCCGAGCACGTCGAGAAAATACGGCGGCACAACGACCTCGCTCGCGAGGAAGGCGCAGAGGTGCTCGTCGACCGCTTCGAACTCGAGGAGTCCGAAATTCCAGACGGCCATAGTGAGGGCCACTGGGTCGGCCCCTTCGTCTACGAACTCGAGTACGACACCGACCTGCGCTGTCTGGAAGAGGAGTGTTTCGGCCCGCACGTCGCCCTGCTCGAGTACGATGGCGACATCGACCGGGCACTCGAGATACACAACGACACGCCCTACGGCCTCGCGGGGGCAATCATCTCGGAGGACTACCGCCAGATCAATCGGTTCCGTGATCGTGCCGACCTCGGACTGGCCTACGGCAATCTGCCGTGTATCGGCGCGGAAGTGCAGTTGCCTTTCGGGGGTGTCAAAAAGTCGGGTAATGGCTATCCGAGCGCCCGCGAGGCAATCGAAGCCGTCACCGAGCGCACCGCCTGGACGATCAACAACTCGAGGGAGATCGAGATGGCACAGGGGCTCTCTGCCGATATTACGACCTCAGAGGAGTGA
- a CDS encoding phosphatase PAP2 family protein — protein MARGIGEFDLIQGSIPDWLAVVFALLTQLGDIWFLVLVLTALYWFDARERDDVATVAGVTLAGMGLYKGLKEVFGLPRPKQPLLEPAVLPQLVQPLYEATATAGGYGFPSGHAVNTTVVYVGLATVLSVGTARRRYALAGALVALVSFTRVALGVHYLVDVVVGVLVGFALLGAAWVLLEREFSDRPTIAFALGIGFCAFFFVTSDGTRDALFLLAGSLGAFAGWQLVMLSRELVSRAEGQRGRSLIRRGSAGALAMGPLLVALAGPLELVTTGAGLVGLATALVVVIPVVQQADQLSSLSVRM, from the coding sequence ATGGCACGTGGCATCGGCGAGTTCGACCTGATCCAGGGGTCGATTCCTGACTGGCTGGCCGTCGTCTTTGCCCTCCTGACGCAGTTGGGCGACATCTGGTTTCTCGTGCTCGTGCTGACGGCGCTGTACTGGTTCGACGCGCGGGAGCGAGACGACGTGGCGACCGTTGCCGGCGTCACGCTCGCCGGGATGGGACTGTACAAAGGACTCAAGGAAGTGTTCGGCCTGCCGCGGCCCAAACAGCCACTGCTCGAGCCGGCAGTGCTTCCCCAACTCGTTCAGCCGCTGTACGAGGCAACGGCGACAGCCGGCGGCTACGGCTTCCCGAGCGGGCACGCAGTCAACACGACGGTCGTCTACGTCGGGCTGGCAACGGTGTTGTCGGTCGGGACGGCCCGCCGTCGCTACGCGCTCGCCGGCGCGCTCGTCGCGCTGGTCTCGTTTACCCGGGTCGCACTCGGCGTCCACTACCTCGTCGACGTCGTCGTCGGCGTTCTCGTCGGATTCGCGCTTCTTGGGGCTGCGTGGGTGCTCCTCGAGCGGGAGTTTTCTGATCGTCCGACAATCGCGTTCGCACTCGGCATCGGCTTCTGTGCGTTCTTTTTCGTGACGAGTGATGGTACTCGAGACGCGCTGTTCTTACTCGCCGGATCGTTGGGTGCCTTTGCCGGGTGGCAACTCGTGATGCTCAGCCGAGAGCTAGTATCTCGAGCGGAGGGACAACGCGGTCGCTCGCTGATCCGTCGTGGTAGCGCTGGGGCGCTCGCGATGGGGCCACTCCTTGTCGCACTCGCAGGACCGCTCGAGTTGGTGACGACCGGTGCCGGCCTTGTTGGGCTTGCGACCGCGCTCGTCGTCGTCATCCCGGTGGTCCAACAGGCGGATCAGTTGTCGTCACTTTCTGTACGAATGTAG
- a CDS encoding SHOCT domain-containing protein: protein MDDGVRAGLFALVLGFPMVTFSLLLGAFWSAFMMATIIVTIAVSFVVAAQFSPQEESTAASHEQARNRSQTDAQQDDTADALETLRERYARGELTDPEFERRAERLLETETVDAAREHLSADSGPNQAETDVSDQHEATTNRERETETDTR from the coding sequence ATGGACGACGGAGTCAGAGCAGGCCTGTTCGCGCTGGTTCTTGGTTTTCCGATGGTTACCTTTAGCCTTCTTCTCGGTGCGTTCTGGAGCGCATTCATGATGGCGACAATCATTGTAACGATTGCAGTGTCGTTCGTCGTGGCAGCGCAGTTCAGTCCACAGGAGGAATCGACTGCAGCGAGTCATGAGCAGGCACGGAATCGCTCGCAAACGGACGCACAACAGGACGACACCGCAGACGCCCTCGAGACGCTGCGCGAACGCTACGCACGTGGTGAACTCACCGACCCGGAGTTCGAGCGACGCGCCGAACGGCTGCTCGAGACGGAGACCGTCGACGCTGCCAGGGAACACCTTTCGGCAGATTCCGGGCCTAATCAGGCTGAAACGGACGTTTCTGACCAGCACGAGGCCACGACCAACCGAGAGCGAGAGACCGAAACCGACACCCGCTGA
- a CDS encoding RIO1 family regulatory kinase/ATPase domain-containing protein: protein MDIRQLARGTVEWDRIERVIHTLADRHDRECVRVEFLEADNWLSTPCVIDDTWFVKIVSRQNALVHALLTTGRNVGAVSAGTGGFFDRFDTPREMVEHEYDATQRMREIGVNAPRPIEAFEVNGLGVLVLEYLPEFESFGTVSDRVVADRASELFEMLAALHDHGLAHGDLRGENILLCDGELYFIDATSVHEDRVAETTAYDLACALAVLEPRIGPRNAVQAASSVYNSAELLSARRFLDFVRLRPDHEFDSTQLRSELEKMADLSQ from the coding sequence ATGGATATCCGCCAGCTCGCCAGAGGCACGGTCGAGTGGGACCGTATCGAGCGCGTCATCCACACGCTGGCGGACCGACACGACCGCGAGTGTGTCCGCGTCGAATTTCTCGAGGCGGACAACTGGCTCTCGACGCCCTGTGTGATCGACGATACGTGGTTCGTCAAGATTGTCTCCCGACAGAACGCGCTCGTCCACGCCCTGCTGACCACCGGCCGAAACGTCGGCGCAGTCTCGGCCGGCACCGGCGGCTTCTTCGACCGCTTCGATACCCCGCGTGAAATGGTCGAACACGAGTACGACGCCACCCAGCGGATGCGCGAAATCGGCGTCAACGCGCCCCGCCCAATCGAAGCCTTCGAAGTCAACGGCCTCGGCGTGCTCGTCCTCGAGTATCTGCCCGAGTTCGAATCGTTCGGCACCGTCTCGGATCGCGTCGTCGCCGACCGCGCCAGCGAACTGTTCGAAATGCTCGCGGCGCTTCACGATCACGGCCTCGCCCACGGCGATTTGCGGGGCGAGAACATCCTGCTCTGTGACGGCGAACTCTACTTTATCGACGCCACGAGCGTCCACGAAGACCGCGTCGCCGAGACGACGGCCTACGATCTGGCCTGTGCGCTCGCCGTCCTCGAGCCCCGAATCGGCCCTCGAAACGCAGTGCAGGCTGCCTCGAGCGTCTACAACTCTGCGGAACTGCTCTCGGCGCGGCGATTCCTTGACTTCGTCCGCCTGCGGCCCGACCACGAGTTCGACTCGACGCAACTGCGCAGCGAACTCGAGAAAATGGCGGATCTGAGCCAGTAG
- a CDS encoding DUF7544 domain-containing protein: MDAVDDLSDAIDATRELLVPVQVGLWLKLAIVVFFIGGGLGMSGGVPAGDVGPVADETTVQTPIDEIPDEVIALAAGLVAIALVLWLIYSVISAIMEFVFIESLRSRTVQVRRYMGQNIWRGLRLLGFRFVVGAIALGIVAIPALSVALEAESVAGALESLLPFVLLAIPVYFIYAILMRFTSEFVAPVMLLEERGVLSAWRRFWPTLTGNLGQFAVYLVLVWILQFVINFAAGFVILFGVIAIAIPFIILAVLATMLGEIGLWIAGALAVIALALVVLFVSLVQMPIRTYFQYYALLLLGDRNTDLDLISDLRATIRADAAGQGGNGGRNGPPGTAGPNGDSRNGPDGNHWDESDDDTPLWDQSEDSSDWDSQDDRDRTDRDESDDDRGW, translated from the coding sequence ATGGATGCTGTCGACGACCTCAGTGACGCGATTGACGCGACACGAGAGTTACTAGTGCCGGTGCAGGTTGGATTGTGGCTCAAACTCGCTATCGTCGTCTTCTTCATCGGTGGTGGTCTCGGGATGAGCGGCGGCGTCCCCGCCGGAGATGTCGGCCCAGTAGCCGACGAGACAACGGTCCAGACACCGATTGACGAGATTCCTGATGAGGTTATTGCACTCGCTGCAGGCCTCGTAGCCATCGCACTCGTGCTGTGGCTCATCTACAGTGTCATCAGTGCGATCATGGAGTTCGTTTTCATCGAATCGCTTCGCTCGAGAACGGTCCAGGTGCGGCGGTATATGGGCCAGAATATCTGGCGCGGGCTGCGACTGCTTGGCTTTCGCTTCGTTGTCGGTGCGATTGCCCTCGGGATCGTCGCCATCCCGGCACTGAGTGTCGCGCTCGAGGCAGAGTCGGTCGCTGGTGCCCTCGAGTCGCTGCTTCCGTTCGTGTTGCTCGCGATTCCCGTCTATTTCATCTATGCCATCCTGATGCGGTTTACCTCGGAGTTCGTCGCGCCGGTAATGTTGCTCGAGGAGCGCGGCGTCCTCTCTGCGTGGCGTCGATTCTGGCCGACGCTGACGGGCAATCTCGGCCAGTTTGCTGTCTATCTCGTCCTGGTCTGGATCCTGCAGTTCGTGATCAACTTCGCCGCGGGATTCGTGATTCTGTTCGGTGTGATCGCGATTGCGATTCCGTTCATTATCCTCGCAGTCCTGGCGACGATGCTCGGTGAGATTGGTCTCTGGATTGCGGGAGCCCTCGCCGTGATCGCGCTCGCGTTGGTGGTGCTGTTCGTCTCGCTCGTCCAGATGCCGATCCGGACGTACTTCCAGTACTACGCGCTGTTACTGCTTGGTGACCGAAACACGGACCTCGACCTGATTTCGGACCTGCGAGCGACCATCCGTGCTGATGCGGCCGGCCAGGGCGGCAACGGCGGTCGAAACGGTCCACCAGGGACAGCCGGACCGAACGGTGATAGCCGAAACGGACCTGATGGCAACCACTGGGACGAGTCCGACGACGACACGCCGCTCTGGGACCAGTCTGAGGACTCGAGTGACTGGGATTCCCAGGATGATCGGGACCGAACTGATCGCGACGAGAGCGACGACGACCGCGGCTGGTAA
- a CDS encoding acyl-CoA dehydrogenase family protein has translation MAFELSDEHRMIQETVRDFCEREIEPIAQEIEDEHRFPEEIFDQLAALDMLGVPISEEYGGLGGDTLMYALVAEELGRVSGSIGLSYVAHTSLASKPLEQFGTDEQKERWLRPLAEGEYLGGWALTEPESGSDASSMNTTATRGSAAEGSDIDASEDGDEWILNGTKQFITNASEAGSILVKAVTEPDAGYDGISTFIVDPREDDGFEVTTTWDKMGLNASPTCEIRFDDVRLPAARLLGEEGEGWEQTKQTLDGGRISIAALSTGLAQGAYEHAKAYSQEREQFGQPISEFDAIRDKIVDMHRKTERARLLTHRAARLYDAGEPVTRESALAKLDASEAAREVAEDAVQVLGGYGYTTDFAPQRFYRDAKLMEIGEGTSEIQHLVIGRELGL, from the coding sequence ATGGCCTTCGAGTTGTCCGACGAACACCGGATGATCCAGGAGACCGTCAGGGACTTCTGTGAACGCGAAATCGAGCCGATAGCACAGGAGATCGAAGACGAACACCGGTTTCCCGAAGAAATCTTCGATCAACTGGCCGCACTCGACATGCTCGGCGTCCCCATCAGCGAGGAGTACGGCGGACTGGGCGGCGATACGCTCATGTACGCCCTCGTCGCGGAGGAACTGGGACGCGTCTCCGGGTCGATTGGGCTCTCCTACGTCGCACACACCTCGCTGGCGTCGAAACCACTCGAGCAGTTCGGCACTGACGAGCAGAAAGAACGCTGGCTCCGCCCACTCGCAGAAGGCGAATACCTCGGCGGCTGGGCGCTAACTGAACCCGAGAGTGGGTCAGACGCCTCGAGTATGAATACGACGGCGACGAGAGGGTCGGCCGCGGAGGGCTCAGACATCGACGCGTCCGAAGACGGTGACGAATGGATTCTCAACGGCACCAAGCAGTTCATCACGAACGCGAGCGAGGCTGGCTCGATTCTCGTCAAAGCCGTCACTGAACCCGACGCGGGCTACGACGGTATCTCGACGTTTATCGTCGACCCACGCGAAGACGACGGGTTCGAGGTCACGACAACCTGGGACAAGATGGGACTCAATGCGTCACCGACCTGCGAAATTCGCTTCGATGACGTCCGCTTGCCCGCAGCCCGCCTGCTGGGTGAGGAAGGCGAGGGCTGGGAGCAGACCAAACAGACACTCGATGGCGGCCGGATTTCGATTGCCGCGCTTTCGACGGGACTCGCACAGGGTGCTTACGAGCACGCGAAAGCGTACAGCCAGGAGCGCGAACAGTTTGGACAGCCGATTTCGGAGTTCGACGCTATTCGAGACAAAATCGTCGACATGCACCGGAAAACCGAGCGCGCCCGATTGCTCACCCACCGCGCTGCGCGGCTGTACGACGCGGGCGAACCAGTGACGAGAGAGTCAGCGCTGGCAAAACTCGACGCCAGCGAGGCTGCCCGTGAGGTCGCCGAAGACGCTGTCCAGGTCCTCGGTGGCTACGGCTACACAACCGATTTCGCCCCGCAACGGTTCTACCGAGACGCCAAACTCATGGAAATAGGCGAAGGAACGAGCGAAATCCAACATCTCGTGATCGGTCGAGAACTCGGTCTTTAA
- a CDS encoding DUF6517 family protein, producing MDRRTLLAGVGAGGLASLAGCLGAVGMAEHSAAPAGVEQAVREETGYEQVAVEDLTIEESVGVSGVSETVVAENYLTDHEKAVEIAPLGRQRAAQFTVLTTPKIGFLGMEFNPVEEMNAQELVELIADNYDEIGDISADGSDSITILEQSTTRSRFTATAQFDGADINVDVHVTEAVEAGDDLVVTIGVYPQDLRQREEDNVIDLIEHVIEDLEAAAGDDAPDEGDENGGDGSDDTDEDDGTEDDDGTDGDDDAEDDGDDDGGLLTL from the coding sequence ATGGATCGTCGAACGCTGCTCGCAGGGGTCGGTGCTGGTGGACTCGCAAGTCTCGCTGGGTGTCTCGGTGCGGTCGGCATGGCCGAACACAGCGCAGCGCCAGCCGGCGTCGAGCAGGCTGTTCGCGAGGAAACGGGCTACGAACAAGTCGCAGTGGAGGATCTCACAATCGAGGAGTCAGTCGGCGTTAGCGGCGTTTCGGAGACAGTCGTCGCCGAGAACTATCTGACTGACCACGAAAAGGCAGTCGAGATCGCTCCGCTCGGCCGTCAACGCGCAGCCCAGTTCACCGTCCTCACCACACCGAAAATCGGATTCCTCGGGATGGAGTTCAACCCCGTCGAGGAGATGAACGCACAGGAACTCGTCGAACTCATTGCGGACAACTACGACGAGATCGGCGACATTTCAGCCGACGGCAGTGACTCGATCACGATTCTCGAGCAGTCGACGACTCGCTCGCGGTTTACCGCAACTGCGCAGTTCGACGGGGCGGATATCAACGTCGACGTACACGTCACCGAAGCCGTCGAGGCCGGCGACGATCTGGTCGTGACGATTGGTGTCTATCCACAGGACCTCCGCCAGCGCGAAGAAGACAACGTTATCGACCTAATAGAGCACGTTATCGAGGACCTCGAGGCGGCTGCGGGGGACGATGCACCGGACGAAGGGGACGAAAACGGCGGCGATGGGAGCGATGACACAGACGAAGACGACGGCACCGAAGACGACGACGGAACTGACGGCGACGATGACGCAGAAGACGACGGCGATGACGATGGTGGGCTTCTCACGCTGTAG